One Glycine max cultivar Williams 82 chromosome 3, Glycine_max_v4.0, whole genome shotgun sequence DNA window includes the following coding sequences:
- the WRKY41 gene encoding WRKY transcription factor 41, protein MDNNTSACAYPQLESEEASSEHKSETQTSKKRKMVEKTVVAVRVGEKVGKLKNEGLPSDFWSWRKYGQKPIKGSPYPRGYYKCSTSKGCSAKKQVERCRTDASMLIITYTSTHNHPCPTPITTKSTTTKEEDQEHIELEEEEEQRDNNNNKPSDEVTNEENFHYLQSPIRCSSQDIIIEQEDPFKLNTEKSHDRMDLLLEEEPLCFAQLKNLSASKNEELDFFDELEELPMSSSLLHFTRNIFSDERIPVGPS, encoded by the exons ATGGACAATAATACTAGTGCCTGTGCCTACCCCCAACTTGAGTCAGAAGAAGCATCTTCAGAGCACAAATCAGAAACTCAAACATCAAAGAAAAG GAAAATGGTTGAGAAAACAGTTGTGGCAGTGAGGGTAGGAGAGAAGGTTGGCAAGCTAAAGAATGAAGGGCTACCCTCAGATTTTTGGTCTTGGAGGAAATATGGACAAAAACCAATCAAAGGGTCTCCATATCCAAG GGGCTATTACAAGTGCAGCACATCCAAAGGTTGTTCAGCCAAAAAGCAAGTAGAGAGATGCAGAACGGATGCTTCAATGCTCATAATCACATATACCTCTACACATAACCATCCATGTCCCACTCCCATCACTACAAAATCTACCACCACAAAGGAGGAAGACCAAGAACATATAGaactagaagaagaagaagagcaaagggataataataataataagcccAGTGATGAAGTTACTAATGAAGAAAATTTTCATTACTTGCAATCTCCAATACGTTGCTCCAGCCAAGATATCATTATAGAACAAGAAGATCCTTTCAAACTAAACACGGAGAAAAGCCATGATCGAATGGATCTCCTCTTAGAGGAAGAGCCTCTTTGTTTTGCACAGCTCAAGAACTTGTCTGCTTCCAAAAACGAAGAACTTGACTTTTTCGATGAGCTTGAGGAGTTACCCATGTCTTCATCTTTGTTGCACTTTACGAGGAACATTTTTTCCGATGAAAGGATTCCCGTTGGCCCTTCTTGA